The genome window aaataaactctaaCATTCACACACATACAATTCAGTGTACTTATAAAGCAGTCGGAAATAGTCTGTTAACATACTTCTCTGGGAGTTAAGCAACATGGGAAGCACGGAAAAAACGAAGTAAGCTAGTTTTTGCTTGTCTTTTTACCGTGTTTACGGTAGTTAATTTCAATACAACGCCTAGAGAAAGCGCGTTTAAATTAACATGCTCCTTCAAAAGTTTAGTTTACTTTTGCAAACATGAAAACGTGAAACATGATACCTTATAATGTAACACTTAGAAAGTTGAGAGATAAAAATGTAtagtacattttagtatatagacatacatatacctgtttaaaatgtatttgagtTAAATTAGTTTCAATTCACAACACATTCTTTCAGCAGCATAGTACAGATCTGTCTATATATGCGCACTAACCTATATCAGTTATTATTAGATTTATAAGTAAAGAGTTTTAATTTGTAAACAACTCGAGGTTACCTGTGCCTACTTATCTCATTTAAACAGTGAAATATGAAGGCCATAAACTGTTTGCGAAGTTGAGCGTCGCTTTTTGCTCACTTAAACAATTCACATCCCTTAAGGCTGTTCATTATTTTACGTTCGGTACGGAATAATTGCGATGTATCACCAGCTGGCTTTGCACCCATGCGACATGGTAAATAGGTGACTGTGTTGGTACAGTACTAGACACTATCTTAAATCTTACAGTTCGCCTATAAAGACAATGTTTTAGACCCTCATGCATAAATAACCCTTTATGCATAAATgcatttaatgtatatatttgtgcgACGAATATGTTTTATCCGTACTAcatgtatcccggaaaagcagCCTTTTGGAAATACACACCACATTAATCTGCTGGTGCAAATAAAGCTGATCCATTTGTactcctttcaaaatcacacaccgtttgaacctttattatttaaatcaagctgtcattggttgatataattggccagcgttgtttgtaccaaGGCATTAGTGGGTTTATCGATCCAATCTCGAGCGATTTCCGGGATCAGTTTATTGACGCGATTTCAATCAACTGAACCGTTCCTCTATTTTTTCATTTATACTGTTATCGTGAAGCAACACAACCGTATTCAAATATAAGAAACAATTCAAACCTATAATTTATGCTAACTGGGTTCAGTGCCAGGTCAAAGTCGTGGAGCTCCATTACCAAATGGATCAGTGTCCTATAAAGGAGTCAAACTAATGACTTTTtgtcaaatgtttttatttgcaacaacatttatatttttcgtttgacggtattgttttttaatgtctaatattgttattttgtattattataagtagtagtagtagtattcattataataattattattattagtagtattattatttactttttacacATGACTTTTATAATAAATCGCGTGTGATAACGCCACTAATGCATTGAAAGAACCTTATCAGTATTTGGCACTGTATATTCTCCACGATTATGACcgaatacaaaaaatgaaaattagcCGATTTTGTCACTACGTTTTTTTGATAAGACCTTGTATAACAGGATAGTCGTGTAAAGTGTGGTTACTTAATGATAACCAATTTTCAATTGATGGGAGCAGTTTTCAATTAGAAGGATCCGGCAGCATAATGAATAACAAGTTGTTTCTTAAAAACCCCAAGACAAGTGACGAGGAGCGGTCTGACTGACAATCAGggtttttcaattgtttttccTGTAGTATATGACTGTCTTCCGTTCACGCAATACGTTTACTGAATGTGTAATGCGATATATTGACTATACTGACCCTAATGTATATTTCGCTGTAATAAGTAGCcgttttttaatttaggtaacaCATATcgtgcttttatgatatttaaagaCATATGTATATTGATTCATTCATCATACCACTACATGGATATCTGCCTGCTATAAAGTGgccttaaataattttaatatcacgTCAACAGTGACATGGTTTATATCAGTCAAAGTGTGGAGGAAGgttatattactcggaatcaactataatgTCCTCATTCtttgttaaaatacaaaaaagagtcaacaaaacaaacaatttgataccagaatgtaatatattttagccACAAATATAAAAAGGCAAGCCTCGCTGTTATTTCATTTTGAGCCTTACTGATATATTACACCACGATAGTGCAGCGATATTTGTCTTCATATGAAGGACGATCGCGAGTCGATCTTCAACGATCGATAGGCTAGTGGCTACAGCTCAAAGCAATAAAGTGGTTATTGTTAAGTTCGAGACGCGTTATTTTTGTACATTATCGACATTGATAATAAGTAAGTGTACGTTTTTAgtgtacatagagaataataggttagtgttgattatagatcaggtttatcatgcgaggcttagaaaacaaaaagcacgagccttggcgagtgctttttcgttttcgcgccgagcatgataaacctgatctataatcaacactaaactattattctatttatcccactttttattttgaaaaccttttagtttaaacaaaattagtttgactggataatttcgctggatttatgacgagatttcgtcgaaatattgacgtcatttcctgccgttgattacagatgatatttaatcaacggggctttaatcaaccgaattcgctgtaaaagtgggataaaataatatgcataaatCCGCATTGACAATTATGCATCATAAAGATAAACGTTCGTATACCGATACTACTTGATACACCGAGATTGAGATTTAATGCGAATTGGttgttttattacttttgtaCATACACTAATGCaaacaaaaaactgaaaaatgtataaCGTATATTTAAGATTTTATCAAATCGACATCAACTATTCTATTGTGTAATTTTAATAAAACGACCAACAagtatcatatttaaaaaatctaagCTCGAACCGATGTGCTTCAGTTTGCGGGCCATACATTGATCCACTGAACTGTTGAGCCGCCGTTGACCTCAATTGCCCTCGCGTGGGCCTTCTTTTTGTATGTGATGTCCATGTTTTCCTTGTTTTCTCTACGAGCAACGTCGAAGGATGAGAGAAAAGTCATAAGGGCCTTGTAAAATCTTGATAATAACAAAATGTATCAGAACATTGAACTTGGCCAATAAGCACATGATCGGTTACTGATCCAGGTCAGATCGCTGTCTATACCATGGTTGGTTATGTAAATCATTTCTAATTTGTAATCACTCTTTTGagtactataatatatatatatgttttattgatcGTTTGTTCACAAAGCCATTTGAAATATTTGTCGTACCGGGCAATTGCTCCTCGTTGGTGAACTATGTTGTGTTCACACGTCTATACACAACATTAGTTCTTGTAAATCTTGTGCATGTTTCAGATTAAACGACGTTGGGCTCgtcaaatgcccttttaacaataACGGCGGAATTGAACAACACCAGGCCAATGGTACACCAGCGGGTAAACTGACCACTGCCGGTAACATGACGTCACCTCCGGGACCCCGGGGTGTGCCCGTGTTCGGGCAGGCATTCAACCTCGATATGGATCACATGCATCTCACGTTCATGGAGTGGCAAAAACGCTTTGGTGACATGTTTATGTTCAAAATCCTGGGCAAGCATTTTATGGTTGTCAGCCACCCGGACATCCTCCGGAAGTTGTTTGCCACGTGCGAACACGCGAATGCATTCAATGACCGAGCTCATAGCTTCATGAATAAATACGTTATACACAATTCCAAAGACATATTGTTCAGGAATATGGACGATAAGCAGCAATTCCTGAAGAACGCCGCCACGAATTTTTTCGAGAACCAATTGGTTGAAGAAAAATGGTTCTACAGTGCTGTAACTGACGAGATACGGTTGCTGGTGTCTGAGATTGAATGTCTCATAGACAGGGAAGTGGACATTATAGGAATAATGGACAAGCTGGTCATCAAAATCATGGGCCTAGTGGTAATGTATTTCTTTATGTAGCTTTATTCTGGATGCTGTGTTTCATAGGCGATGGGCAATGGGCTTAGTAcgataatatataattattaaatcaagaaattttaatttttaaaagcgGATGAAAGcacacatttaattaaaatattggaCTATGCTttgaatagtaataatacttactatagttatgataatgatgatgataaattgaTGATTTTCATGATGACGATAACAATTATAtggatgatgattattattattattagaaaaagtattatttttattatcattattattattattattattattattattattattattattattattattattattattactattattattattactattattaatatttttattattattattattattattattattattattattattattattattattattattattattgaccTTGTGATAGCCTTGCTCTGTTGTCGCCGAAAGAACTACGTGCATCTTGTTATTTCATGGATTGTCCCTTTAACGATGATTGACATGATTATGTGTATCGAGgtgtgttgaaatattttacattaaagaGTATTTTGTCTATTGAGTGGTAAACGCTACTTACCGCATCACACTAATCAGAATCTGATGCTGTCGTCGCCTTTGTTGATATCGTAGTCTCAGAAGTATTTGTTGCGGTAGTACATGCAGTTGTATCAGAACCagaattattaacccatttatgccttgtggacacttccatccttctaaattggatcaatttatttccaaaattagggatgtatagtttagttatttctgtatttagaatatttcttacagaaattcctttaagcaaacagcgtagaccctgataagacgccgcatcatgcggcgtctcatctgggtctacgctgtttgccaaggccttttttctagacgctaggcataaatgggttaatattagtTAATGCATACAATATAGACGTTTGATCGTTTTTATAAGTTATGGATTTATAAAGGCCTCAACTAGTATAACACTAACTTCGATCTTAGTTCATTCGTATGCACTGGTAAATGTTTTCCGATCATGTTTTCAGATACCGTACTTGTCTTGGCTCTTGAACCATGCCTAACACAATACGTCAAAAGGAGATAGCGATATATTACAACCGCTCAAGTTAACTTGCAAAGAGTGACATTCAATACTGTCTACAAAACACATTCCTTTATTAAATGGGACACAAATACTAGTAACAACTAGCGCGAGATAAACCAGTGGATAAAATGTATTGACGATCTGTGTTCGCGGAAAATAGGGATGCTCTTCAGCAGACAGTGTTATATAAGTACCGATGTATACTGAATTTCAAACCGACGAAATTTAAAGCGATGCCGACATGTTTACTCATATATGTTGCATAACAAAAAGTTGTGTTTATGTGTCGTATTAACAAATGCGCATTTATTTgcgatgaaataaaacacacaactTTCGTTGATTTCCGAGTACGTCGTATTAAGCGCTTTAAATATATAGTATTCGCTTTAGTTCGCATACGTTAAACAGAGGTTGACATTCATCCCTGGTCCGGTATTCGATTTAGTTCGAATACCAATTTCCAGTACTTTTGGGTATTCTTCCCTGTCTCGATATTTGCTTCCGTTCGAATCCTTGATATACAGATGCCTATTCTTAATAATAATGTATTGAGAGTCTTAATTAGTAAAAATTAGTCTTAATAAGTTTATCGGCATCATTCCGCCCGTGTGTGCGCACCTCCATTTGTCAGCATGTTGGCGTCATCGTCTGTCCGTCTCTCCATCCGAATCCGGACCTTAGGAAAACCTTAACATCACTTGAAATAAAGTGAGTGtttcaaagtaaaaaatacaatcaagCCTCACATAAATGGTTTCACACGAAAATAACAACCAGTTACTCTTACAATTCAGTTGACCGGAAATCGTATCACGGAGTCGAGTCGGGAGTTCGACTCCTTGGCAGGCTTCATAGTGCCCGCCAACGAGCTGGCCACGGTAAAGAACGCCTCGGTGTTGACGAAATTGCCGATGTTGCGAAAGGTACCCGGTAAACTCAAGAATCTGTACGACGCACTGGAGGCGAAGAAAAATGACCTGCGAGAGGTCTTTCTCAATGGGACAGGggtaaattgaataaatattacaaattaatcaaataatatgttttataacataAGAAATATCAATATCTCTTAAAAAAATACGTATATTACTCAAGTCGTGAAAAAAACTTAATCTCCATTATTGCATGTATTAAAAAACTGCAAAATTGTGTATCTTAATAGGAAAAGATCTCCTTATTAAGTTTAGTagataagaaaaataaatgtatggGTTAAAACAAATTACACGATTAACCAAAAC of Dreissena polymorpha isolate Duluth1 unplaced genomic scaffold, UMN_Dpol_1.0 chrUn053, whole genome shotgun sequence contains these proteins:
- the LOC127863877 gene encoding cytochrome P450 2D27-like isoform X1, yielding MGSTEKTKLNDVGLVKCPFNNNGGIEQHQANGTPAGKLTTAGNMTSPPGPRGVPVFGQAFNLDMDHMHLTFMEWQKRFGDMFMFKILGKHFMVVSHPDILRKLFATCEHANAFNDRAHSFMNKYVIHNSKDILFRNMDDKQQFLKNAATNFFENQLVEEKWFYSAVTDEIRLLVSEIECLIDREVDIIGIMDKLVIKIMGLVLTGNRITESSREFDSLAGFIVPANELATVKNASVLTKLPMLRKVPGKLKNLYDALEAKKNDLREVFLNGTGQCERGLVFMLRNLRVTMGMEGGESWIDDDFIMGVVMDLIPAAILPLQNILSVLFLVLVHHPEVQNKIRGELTSLNADVRIDDIMKLPYIDACILELKRFHTPLPVSARHCNRSGDAMFENYNIPKNTEIFSNLFGIHHDERFFNDPWSYKPERFIAEDGSRVGPEHPVMKNMVVMGVGPRRCVGSTFSEKVMFLVVTILMKNFRLCSNRQQELPPCDPRKFTSGIVTKAPDFKCVFQPA